In the Quercus lobata isolate SW786 chromosome 5, ValleyOak3.0 Primary Assembly, whole genome shotgun sequence genome, one interval contains:
- the LOC115990118 gene encoding protein SRC2 homolog produces the protein MECRPLDITLNLAKDLKDFNLFSKMDLYAVFLIHGDYFNNNANQQRTHINKDCGPNPKWNFPMKFTVDVSAIEQNRLTLVVKIKAEKKLAGDKEVGEAHMPIKELLESYGEEMKDERRASYSVKT, from the coding sequence ATGGAGTGCAGGCCTTTGGATATCACACTGAATTTGGCCAAGGACTTGAAGGACTTCAATCTTTTCTCCAAGATGGACCTGTACGCCGTCTTTTTGATCCACGGCGACTACTTCAACAACAACGCCAATCAGCAGAGGACGCACATCAACAAGGACTGCGGCCCGAACCCCAAGTGGAATTTCCCCATGAAATTCACCGTAGACGTCAGCGCAATAGAGCAGAACCGCCTCACGCTCGTTGTGAAGATCAAGGCGGAGAAGAAACTCGCTGGCGACAAAGAAGTCGGCGAAGCCCACATGCCCATCAAAGAGCTCCTCGAGAGCTACGGCGAAGAAATGAAGGACGAGAGACGCGCGAGCTACAGCGTCAAAACCTAG